In Haematobia irritans isolate KBUSLIRL chromosome 1, ASM5000362v1, whole genome shotgun sequence, a genomic segment contains:
- the LOC142224103 gene encoding uncharacterized protein LOC142224103 has protein sequence MRRTYVELVFIISCLLIMPSNQFEHEKQQEPQPTLPNDSETGSYNNSASSGESRNSKPLMTVAQFRSSVPMRIYECLRDYPTMRCTKLFVLQKLERKNWTNTGNLTKDFLNQFFGEEDHMGSLITERFRKLSDKDLNKKLVVNLQRFFKDRDIRLQFLPGLLVKIIPSKENKVKLSLKKKSKYHHHHHNEARGHDSSGLSGVLKDKGLLDNSVETHAISSLEEEDGDGKSKKGSKNKKIKKDKHSYKSTILQMAVPVMMMPAILMGTFLPFILPVLKMATLTTMIMNNTAFMAALIYAARTHVNSQQEQPINYSYGGHPMGYH, from the exons ATGAGAAGAACATATGTGGAACTTGTTTTCATTATATCATGTCTGCTAATCATGCCCTCAAACCAATTCGAACATGAAAAGCAGCAAGAACCACAACCCACTCTACCAAATGACAGCGAAACCGGAAGTTATAACAACAGCGCCTCTAGCGGTGAATCACGAAATTCAAAGCCGTTAATGACTGTAGCACAATTTCGTTCTTCGGTACCCATGAGGATTTATGAGTGTTTAAGGGATTACCCGACAATGCgttgtacaaaattattcgttctaCAAAAATTGGAGCGTAAAAATTGGACCAATACGGGCAATTTAACCAAAGATTTTCTTAATCAATTCTTTGGCGAGGAAGATCATATGGGCAGTTTAATAACAGAACGTTTTCGTAAACTTTCCGACAAGGATTTAAATAAGAAGCTAGTAGTGAATTTACAACGTTTCTTTAAAGATCGTGATATACGTTTGCAATTTCTACCCGGGCTATTGGTGAAGATCATACCCAGCAAggaaaacaaagttaaattgtcattaaaaaaaa aAAGCAAAtaccatcatcaccatcataatGAGGCTCGAGGGCACGATTCCTCTGGTCTCTCAGGTGTCTTGAAAGATAAAGGTCTCCTAGATAATAGTGTAGAAACACATGCCATTAGTAGTTTGGAGGAAGAAGACGGAGATGGAAAATCGAAAAAAGGTTCCAAGaataaaaagattaaaaagGATAAGCATTCCTACAAATCTACCATATTGCAAATGGCTGTACCGGTTATG ATGATGCCTGCCATTCTCATGGGAACTTTCCTACCTTTCATTTTGCCCGTTTTGAAAATGGCCACACTTACCACAATGATAATGAACAATACAGCTTTCATGGCTGCCTTAATTTATGCTGCTCGTACGCATGTGAATTCCCAACAGGAACAACCTATTAACTATAGCTATGGTGGTCATCCAATGGGTTATCATTAA